A single genomic interval of Geotrypetes seraphini chromosome 1, aGeoSer1.1, whole genome shotgun sequence harbors:
- the LOC117368741 gene encoding olfactory receptor 1G1-like, translated as MEQGNHSSVTEFILLGLTEQEALRGPLFGVFLVMYLLNVLANGTLITVIVKNTQLHIPMYFFLQYLASVDICLASVTVPKMLITLISDKKTIYFSECMTQLFFFILFVGSECVILCIMAYDRYVAICYALHYVSIMSRKVCLGFAAASWIINFLNGIIHTLLIARLSFCDSNKIKHFFCDLTPLMKLSCTDTSINELVIFTEGSLIVVVPFLIILFSYARILNTILKMQSTSGRRKVFSTCSSHFIVVALFYGTILFMDFRPSSSYSLEKDRIASVVYNVLSPMLNPFIYSLRNRDVKTALWRMLQRKISSSTR; from the coding sequence ATGGAACAAGGAAATCATTCATCTGTGACAGAATTCATTCTACTGGGCCTCACAGAACAAGAGGCATTGAGAGGTCCTCTATTTGGGGTGTTCCTGGTGATGTACCTGTTGAATGTGCTTGCAAATGGGACCTTGATCACAGTTATTGTTAAGAATACCCAGCTCCATATAccaatgtatttttttcttcaatactTGGCCTCTGTGGACATTTGTTTGGCATCCGTCACTGTTCCCAAAATGCTAATCACCCTCATTTCTGACAAGAAGACTATCTATTTCTCTGAATGCATGACCCaactctttttctttattttgtttgttgGCTCAGAGTGCGTGATCCTCTGCATCATGGCGTACGACCGTTATGTTGCTATCTGTTATGCTCTGCACTATGTCTCAATAATGAGCAGGAAGGTGTGTCTAGGCTTCGCAGCAGCTTCATGGATCATTAACTTTCTGAATGGCATAATACATACATTGTTGATAGCCCGGCTCTCCTTCTGTGACTCCAACAAGATCAAACACTTCTTCTGTGACCTCACGCCACTGATGAAGCTCTCTTGTACAGACACCTCCATCAACGAGCTGGTGATATTCACAGAGGGCTCACTGATTGTAGTCGTTCCTTTCTTGATTATCCTGTTCTCCTATGCCCGCATTCTCAATACTATCCTGAAGATGCAATCCACCAGTGGTAGGCGCAAGGTTTTTTCCACCTGTTCCTCCCATTTCATCGTGGTAGCCCTCTTCTATGGAACAATATTGTTCATGGATTTCAGGCCTTCTTCTAGCTATTCTCTGGAAAAAGACAGGATAGCCAGTGTTGTGTACAATGTGCTGTCTCCCATGCTCAATCCATTCATCTATAGCCTGAGAAACAGGGATGTGAAGACAGCATTATGGAGAATGTTACAGAGAAAAATATCTTCATCTACTAGGTAA
- the LOC117368725 gene encoding olfactory receptor 1G1-like: MEQGNHSSVTEFILLGLTEQEALRGPLFGVFLVMYLLNVLANGTLITVIVKNAQLHIPMYFFLQYLASVDICLATVTVPKMLITLISDKKTIYFSECMTQLFFFSLFVGSECVILSIMAYDRYVAICYALHYVSIMSRKVCLGFAAASWIINFLNGMIHTLLIARLSFCDSNKIKHFFCDLTPLMKLSCTDTSINELVIFTEGSLIVVVPFLIILFSYARILNTILKMQSTSGRRKVFSTCSSHFIVVALFYGTILFMDFRPSSSYSLEKDRIASVVYNVLSPMLNPFIYSLRNRDVKTALWRMLQRKISSSTR, encoded by the coding sequence ATGGAACAAGGAAATCATTCATCTGTGACAGAATTCATTCTACTGGGCCTCACAGAACAAGAGGCATTGAGAGGTCCTCTATTTGGGGTGTTCCTGGTGATGTACCTGTTGAATGTGCTTGCAAATGGGACCTTGATCACAGTTATTGTTAAGAATGCCCAGCTCCATATAccaatgtatttttttcttcaatactTGGCCTCTGTGGACATTTGTTTGGCAACTGTCACTGTTCCCAAAATGCTAATCACCCTCATTTCTGACAAGAAGACTATCTATTTCTCTGAATGCATGACCCAACTCTTTTTCTTTAGTTTGTTTGTTGGCTCAGAGTGCGTGATCCTGTCCATCATGGCGTATGACCGTTATGTTGCTATCTGTTATGCTCTGCACTATGTCTCGATAATGAGCAGGAAGGTGTGTCTAGGCTTCGCAGCAGCTTCATGGATCATTAACTTTCTGAATGGCATGATACATACATTGTTGATAGCCCGGCTCTCCTTCTGCGACTCCAACAAGATCAAACACTTCTTCTGTGACCTCACGCCACTGATGAAGCTCTCTTGTACAGACACCTCCATCAACGAGCTGGTGATATTCACAGAGGGCTCACTGATTGTAGTCGTTCCTTTCTTGATTATCCTGTTCTCCTATGCCCGCATTCTCAATACTATCCTGAAGATGCAATCCACCAGTGGTAGGCGCAAGGTTTTCTCCACCTGTTCCTCCCATTTCATCGTGGTAGCCCTCTTCTATGGAACAATATTGTTCATGGATTTCAGGCCTTCTTCCAGCTACTCTCTGGAAAAAGACAGGATAGCCAGTGTTGTGTACAATGTGCTGTCTCCCATGCTCAATCCATTCATCTATAGCCTGAGAAACAGGGATGTGAAGACAGCATTATGGAGAATGTTACAGAGAAAAATATCTTCATCTACTAGGTAA